Proteins encoded by one window of Tunturibacter psychrotolerans:
- a CDS encoding lipopolysaccharide biosynthesis protein: MPPEQGGNGAAMLAALVGKSSASGLAGLAGSLIGAKNNSALFVALLHSGTISGHLIDKFDLQRVYHKRYRDSTAKRLAHLTKITEDPKNGVITIVVTDEDRNRAKELAQAYLDELNGLVARVNTSSAHREREFIEQRLSTVQAELQRAQLELSDFSSKNTTIDLKEQTKATVDAGAKLEGQLIAGESELSSLRQIYGDQNVRVRAAEARDAILRRELQRANEQSSQGAEGENLDVAHPYPALRDLPRLGVHWANLYRTVRIHETVFDLLSEEYETARIDEAKSIPTVGIIDFPSLPERKSGPHRLLIALTATVLSIILTAIYLLAKQFWEELDAFDPRRELVIHIKSTITSERVRK; the protein is encoded by the coding sequence ATGCCTCCCGAACAGGGTGGAAACGGCGCAGCGATGCTTGCTGCACTAGTTGGTAAGAGTTCGGCGAGCGGTCTGGCAGGCCTAGCGGGAAGTCTCATCGGAGCGAAAAACAATAGCGCCTTGTTCGTTGCTCTATTGCATAGTGGAACAATATCTGGTCATCTCATCGATAAGTTTGATCTGCAGCGTGTATATCATAAGCGATATCGAGATAGTACGGCTAAACGACTCGCACATTTGACCAAGATAACCGAGGATCCTAAGAATGGCGTAATCACAATCGTTGTGACAGACGAAGATCGCAATCGCGCAAAAGAGTTAGCTCAGGCTTATCTCGATGAGCTAAACGGACTAGTCGCTAGAGTCAACACTTCATCTGCTCATCGTGAACGTGAGTTTATTGAACAGCGACTCAGCACCGTCCAGGCAGAACTACAACGTGCCCAGCTTGAACTCAGTGACTTCTCCAGCAAGAACACTACGATTGATCTAAAGGAACAGACGAAGGCTACCGTAGACGCCGGAGCGAAGCTTGAAGGGCAGCTAATAGCGGGCGAATCTGAACTGAGCTCGTTGCGTCAGATTTATGGCGATCAAAATGTTCGAGTTCGTGCGGCGGAGGCAAGGGACGCGATTCTGCGACGCGAGCTACAGCGTGCGAACGAACAGAGTAGCCAGGGAGCAGAAGGTGAGAATCTGGATGTGGCTCATCCATACCCCGCATTAAGAGATCTCCCTCGACTGGGCGTGCACTGGGCGAATCTTTATAGAACTGTTCGTATTCACGAGACGGTATTCGACCTGCTTTCAGAAGAATATGAAACGGCTCGTATTGATGAGGCCAAGTCGATTCCAACGGTCGGGATTATAGACTTCCCCAGCCTTCCTGAGCGAAAGTCTGGTCCCCATCGATTGTTAATAGCTCTGACCGCGACTGTGTTGTCAATCATCCTGACGGCAATATACCTTTTGGCGAAGCAATTCTGGGAGGAATTGGATGCTTTCGATCCACGACGAGAACTAGTTATTCACATCAAGTCGACAATAACCAGCGAGCGGGTTCGAAAGTAG
- a CDS encoding glycosyltransferase family 2 protein: MTKPLSISIVTPSLNQASFIYEALESVVIQNYPNCEHLVIDGMSTDGTVELLRNFRIDASSGITWVSEPDSGQSEALNKGFRKATGDIIGWLNADDRYRTGCFERVAKMFEEDPGLDILYGDYRVVDEFGGLVRIKPEITFSAFVLFYHRVLYIPTTTTFFRRRVFDEGNWINENLQYVMDLELFIRLAVKGYRFKHIPELLADFRLQPASKTCRNPEKQQWEHRRVIFATVPLLRRLKSERLKRAALFFCRPIAGLRRYGEKAIRGSYWAQLQANSFDRFGS, from the coding sequence ATGACCAAACCCTTATCCATCTCGATTGTGACGCCATCACTAAATCAGGCAAGCTTTATTTATGAAGCTCTGGAAAGTGTGGTTATACAGAACTATCCGAACTGCGAGCACTTAGTGATCGACGGGATGTCAACCGATGGAACTGTAGAGTTATTGCGGAACTTCCGGATCGACGCCTCATCAGGCATAACTTGGGTATCCGAACCTGATAGTGGTCAGAGTGAGGCGTTAAACAAGGGGTTTCGAAAAGCGACGGGAGACATTATTGGTTGGCTGAATGCGGATGACCGCTACCGGACAGGATGTTTTGAACGCGTGGCAAAAATGTTTGAAGAGGATCCGGGGCTCGACATTCTGTACGGAGACTATCGTGTCGTAGACGAATTTGGCGGGCTCGTTCGGATTAAACCAGAAATTACATTTAGTGCCTTTGTTCTCTTTTATCATCGGGTTTTATATATCCCGACCACTACCACGTTTTTTCGCCGTCGAGTCTTTGATGAAGGAAATTGGATCAATGAGAACCTTCAGTATGTGATGGACCTAGAACTGTTTATTCGGTTGGCCGTAAAGGGATACAGGTTCAAGCACATTCCGGAGCTTCTTGCCGATTTCCGATTGCAACCTGCCAGCAAGACATGCCGCAATCCAGAAAAGCAACAATGGGAGCACAGACGCGTAATTTTCGCCACCGTGCCGTTGCTTCGTCGGTTGAAGTCTGAGCGACTAAAAAGAGCCGCGCTGTTTTTCTGTCGGCCTATCGCTGGTTTGAGACGATATGGAGAAAAGGCAATCCGCGGCTCCTATTGGGCACAGTTACAAGCGAACTCGTTCGACAGATTCGGATCGTAA
- a CDS encoding glycosyltransferase family 4 protein: MNILITALSSSTGPSGICRHAYSLVCCAASRREISEVTLVIGKWQEEYFRHSFRIEGTKVNIVTVDTRNDAFTRNLWYLWELPKLLDALAADILHLSFPVPIRRSALNCPVVVSLHDLYPYDEPHNFGFPKVFFNRAFLQRCLEEADLIACVSETTLSRLATRFPKIAQRKSVVVHNCVNIDSDRPSAPVIKGQPFFLMVAQHRANKNIPLALRAFGTLLEKGRIERRTLLVLLGNHGPETGAIKAVIEREALGDRVKMMDSVSDEELAWLYKSCDLLLAPSLMEGFGLPVVEGLLCGSRVVCSDIPTFREIGGEACHYFDLNSGKEVSALAAVICDALDTPRRISENLDRFSLGEIANKLMVVYVDLREGSMQAAKRNETVELHPAGS; the protein is encoded by the coding sequence ATGAATATTCTCATTACCGCACTCTCATCATCAACTGGCCCTTCCGGCATTTGCAGGCACGCGTATAGCCTCGTGTGCTGTGCGGCTAGTCGGAGAGAGATCTCTGAAGTCACCTTGGTCATCGGGAAATGGCAAGAGGAATATTTCAGGCACTCATTTCGGATAGAAGGCACCAAGGTAAATATCGTAACAGTTGACACTCGTAACGATGCGTTTACGCGCAATTTGTGGTACCTATGGGAGCTGCCAAAACTCCTGGATGCTCTGGCCGCAGACATCCTTCATCTTTCCTTTCCTGTGCCGATTCGTCGGAGCGCGCTAAATTGTCCTGTGGTCGTATCGCTACACGATCTGTATCCTTACGACGAGCCACATAATTTCGGATTTCCAAAAGTGTTTTTCAATAGAGCGTTCTTGCAACGTTGCCTCGAAGAGGCTGATTTGATCGCCTGTGTTTCTGAGACCACGTTGTCCCGATTAGCGACGCGATTTCCCAAGATTGCCCAACGGAAGAGCGTAGTAGTCCACAACTGTGTCAACATCGACTCCGATAGACCGAGTGCGCCTGTCATTAAGGGGCAACCGTTTTTCTTAATGGTGGCTCAGCACCGGGCGAACAAAAATATACCACTGGCGCTTAGGGCGTTTGGAACGCTATTGGAAAAAGGTAGGATAGAAAGACGGACGTTGCTGGTTTTATTGGGGAACCACGGTCCAGAGACAGGCGCGATCAAAGCCGTCATAGAGCGAGAAGCCTTGGGAGATCGCGTAAAGATGATGGACAGTGTGAGTGATGAAGAATTGGCGTGGCTTTACAAAAGCTGTGACTTATTGTTAGCTCCGTCTTTGATGGAGGGGTTCGGTCTACCTGTAGTCGAAGGGCTGCTTTGTGGAAGTCGTGTTGTATGCTCTGATATTCCGACGTTCCGTGAGATAGGGGGAGAGGCCTGTCACTATTTTGACCTGAACTCGGGGAAGGAGGTGTCAGCTCTGGCCGCGGTAATTTGTGATGCACTTGATACGCCTAGGCGAATCTCAGAGAATCTGGATAGATTTTCGTTGGGAGAAATTGCTAATAAGCTCATGGTTGTTTATGTGGATCTTCGAGAAGGATCGATGCAGGCGGCGAAGAGAAATGAGACGGTGGAGCTCCACCCAGCCGGTTCTTGA
- a CDS encoding response regulator transcription factor, which yields MSLILVIEDDPRIQKALHRQFTTEGYDVHVTGDGAQGLATCKSLKPAGVVLDLMLPSMSGLEVCKGIKSWSASTPVVVLSAVSEVADKVLLLELGADDYVTKPFSPRELMARVQAAIRRTRKPAAISRVSFGNVTADFSGMEVFKDGAPVVLTAHEIKLLQYFVEHAERVITREELLNDVWNYTSYPTTRTVDNHIMKLRQKLEVDPGKPVYFRTIHGIGYKFVRGN from the coding sequence GTGAGCTTGATTCTGGTTATTGAAGACGATCCTCGCATACAGAAAGCGCTTCATCGGCAGTTCACCACCGAAGGTTATGACGTACATGTGACCGGCGATGGCGCGCAGGGCTTAGCGACCTGTAAGAGCCTAAAACCTGCCGGTGTTGTTCTCGACCTCATGCTACCGAGCATGTCGGGCCTCGAGGTCTGCAAAGGCATCAAGAGCTGGTCCGCGAGTACTCCAGTTGTTGTTCTTAGCGCAGTTTCTGAGGTCGCCGATAAAGTTTTGTTGTTGGAGTTGGGCGCGGACGACTATGTAACAAAACCCTTTAGTCCGCGCGAGCTCATGGCACGGGTACAGGCGGCAATTCGAAGGACTCGAAAGCCGGCAGCGATCAGCCGGGTTAGTTTCGGAAACGTGACAGCGGATTTCTCCGGGATGGAGGTTTTCAAAGACGGTGCTCCAGTGGTCCTTACAGCGCACGAGATCAAGCTTCTCCAGTATTTTGTCGAACATGCTGAGCGAGTCATTACGCGGGAAGAGCTGCTCAACGATGTCTGGAACTACACGTCGTACCCGACAACGCGCACAGTGGACAACCACATTATGAAGTTAAGGCAGAAGTTGGAGGTGGATCCAGGAAAGCCTGTATACTTCCGCACTATCCATGGCATTGGCTACAAATTCGTCCGCGGAAACTGA
- a CDS encoding sensor histidine kinase has protein sequence MRTTLLIPLVVLSFGCTLLSLLVIRTIVQQQTKADLASDLRHSVKTYQNIQHQQRELLARESALLADLPSLKSLMTTYDPRTIADGGIEFWQVSGCDFFALLDQNGKLIVSYNRGAALDRSGVARGLEADRHRPGEPILLSLGDRIYEIATQPLYFGPKEHGTFLGSVAVGYPIDEYVAREVSEAAAAQVAFAVNGRVVVSTLGLGLQQQLVARGGNLLQISTQDKKIQLGKMEYLAASERLTNSVGEESPTEIPQLVVLKSFEQATQLLDRVNRWVLALALAALVVGSGMLASILRNLTRPIGTLVEGTRALAQGNFDYKLSEDGASEIRELSRAFERMRIQLRRTQRELLDSERLATIGRMASSISHDLRHYLSAMYANAEFMSGANISQPEREELMLEVQTAVQGMTDLLDSLLLFTQTGRALHPEFESITLMIQRAVNMVRSHPAGRDVKITLNGLSSLEAWVDAKKLGRAVYNLLLNACQAAKRGQGPAAVTLALIESERSIQIRIADNGPGVPALVRQKIFLPFVSESRESGTGLGLTLAQQIAQEHGGGIELEETTAGNTVFTINLPRAALQALGVAVEKKTSVAHIPVHEKG, from the coding sequence ATGAGAACGACGTTGCTTATCCCGCTGGTCGTCCTATCATTTGGTTGCACGCTACTCAGTCTTCTCGTAATCCGAACAATAGTGCAGCAGCAGACGAAGGCGGACCTCGCATCCGACCTCCGGCACTCAGTAAAGACCTACCAGAATATTCAACATCAGCAGCGTGAACTGCTTGCGCGCGAATCTGCTCTCCTCGCCGACTTGCCTAGTCTAAAGTCACTGATGACCACCTACGATCCGAGAACGATCGCGGATGGTGGGATAGAATTCTGGCAGGTGAGCGGATGCGATTTCTTCGCGTTGCTTGATCAAAACGGGAAGCTCATTGTGTCCTACAATCGAGGTGCCGCGCTAGATCGTTCAGGCGTGGCACGTGGGCTTGAGGCAGACCGCCACAGACCAGGCGAGCCAATTCTGCTCTCTCTCGGCGACCGTATCTACGAGATAGCGACCCAGCCACTCTATTTTGGACCAAAAGAGCACGGGACCTTTCTCGGATCTGTGGCTGTGGGATATCCCATTGATGAGTATGTTGCCCGCGAGGTGAGTGAAGCAGCTGCGGCACAGGTTGCATTCGCAGTTAACGGCAGAGTAGTAGTCAGCACGCTAGGTCTGGGATTACAGCAACAGCTCGTTGCGCGGGGTGGGAATCTGTTGCAGATATCGACCCAGGACAAGAAAATTCAACTTGGAAAGATGGAATATCTGGCGGCATCGGAACGACTCACGAATTCCGTTGGAGAGGAGAGTCCAACGGAGATTCCACAGCTTGTTGTGCTTAAGTCCTTTGAACAGGCGACGCAATTGCTGGATCGAGTGAACCGTTGGGTGTTGGCGCTTGCTCTCGCAGCGTTGGTCGTGGGATCCGGAATGCTGGCCTCGATCTTACGCAATCTCACGCGTCCTATTGGCACGCTGGTGGAAGGGACTCGGGCTCTCGCTCAAGGCAACTTTGACTATAAACTCAGTGAAGACGGTGCGTCGGAGATAAGGGAGTTAAGCAGGGCTTTTGAACGTATGCGTATTCAGTTACGCCGCACACAGCGGGAGCTTCTGGACTCGGAGAGACTTGCGACGATCGGAAGAATGGCGAGTTCCATCTCACATGATCTGAGGCACTATCTTTCCGCAATGTATGCAAACGCCGAATTTATGAGCGGCGCCAATATATCTCAGCCGGAACGAGAAGAGCTGATGCTCGAAGTACAGACGGCCGTACAGGGAATGACCGATCTTCTCGATTCGCTCCTTCTCTTTACTCAAACCGGGAGGGCACTCCATCCGGAATTCGAATCGATTACGCTTATGATCCAGAGAGCGGTAAACATGGTCCGCTCCCATCCTGCGGGCCGGGACGTCAAAATAACCTTGAACGGCCTATCGTCGCTCGAAGCGTGGGTCGACGCAAAAAAACTGGGACGTGCGGTTTACAATCTGCTCCTTAACGCATGTCAGGCCGCAAAGCGTGGTCAGGGTCCGGCCGCAGTGACTCTGGCTCTCATCGAAAGCGAGCGGTCGATTCAGATTAGAATTGCCGACAATGGTCCAGGTGTACCCGCTCTTGTTCGTCAAAAGATATTCTTGCCGTTCGTAAGCGAGAGCAGGGAGAGCGGCACAGGGCTTGGCTTAACCCTTGCCCAGCAAATTGCGCAAGAGCATGGCGGCGGGATCGAACTCGAGGAGACCACGGCAGGTAATACCGTTTTCACGATTAACCTGCCAAGAGCAGCGCTACAGGCGCTTGGCGTCGCGGTTGAGAAGAAGACCTCGGTCGCACACATCCCAGTCCATGAAAAAGGTTGA
- a CDS encoding carboxypeptidase regulatory-like domain-containing protein: MFTPHLLVVATGASVQFPNEDPFFHNVFSLFNGKRFDLGLYESGTTRSVRFDREGVSYIFCNIHPEMGAVILALSTPYYGISGENGTVSIHNVPPGNYRLNVWSENGQPADQTTAERIIQVTSQPLRLDDITLQATGDALANHKNKFGEEYKPNQEIRY, translated from the coding sequence ATGTTCACGCCTCATCTGCTTGTCGTCGCCACCGGCGCCTCCGTGCAATTTCCTAATGAAGATCCCTTCTTTCACAATGTTTTTTCACTTTTCAACGGCAAACGGTTCGATCTAGGCCTATATGAATCGGGCACAACCCGTTCCGTGCGTTTCGATCGCGAAGGTGTCTCCTATATCTTCTGTAACATTCATCCGGAGATGGGAGCAGTTATCCTGGCGCTGAGCACTCCCTACTATGGGATCTCAGGAGAGAACGGCACGGTTTCCATCCACAATGTACCGCCCGGAAACTACCGGCTGAATGTGTGGAGCGAAAACGGTCAACCGGCCGATCAGACCACGGCTGAACGCATCATCCAGGTTACGTCTCAACCTCTACGCCTCGACGACATCACGCTACAAGCTACAGGCGACGCGCTAGCAAACCATAAAAACAAATTTGGGGAGGAATATAAACCGAATCAAGAGATTCGATATTAG